From Anoplopoma fimbria isolate UVic2021 breed Golden Eagle Sablefish chromosome 11, Afim_UVic_2022, whole genome shotgun sequence, one genomic window encodes:
- the LOC129098632 gene encoding globoside alpha-1,3-N-acetylgalactosaminyltransferase 1-like yields MKHLNNGRALTLVLVAVLLGVLCYYITPSFRGIKLFKENDIRQENRLDADVIHVSREFHLVAPDHLQYKQPSIVHGSRTDVVTVTPWLAPVVWEGTFNPVLLDSIYNKKNVSITATVFAVGKYIMFLKNFLETAEQHFFIGFKVHICVFTDRPDEVPQVRMATGRQLTVRSVPSSKRWQEISARRMELIQSLIEEQLPNDSGYIFCLDVDSKFHGRWGTESLGGLVAVIHPGYYRDDRSKFPYERSPESRAYVAPGEGDFYYCGGAFGGLLQEVHQLAKTCRSNFESDAKEGIEAAWQEESHLNRYMWINKPSKVLSPEYLWQDFKPKNPEVHIIRFSGVIKNYAEIRPNA; encoded by the exons ATGAAACACCTGAACAACGGAAGAGCTTTGACTCTGGTGCTGGTGGCTGTGCTGCTGGG AGTGCTGTGCTACTACATCACTCCGTCCTTCAG aGGCATTAAGCTCTTCAAGGAGAACGACATCAGACAAGAGAACAG ACTGGATGCTGATGTCATCCATGTGAGTCGTGAGTTCCACCTGGTGGCTCCTGATCA tctgcAGTACAAACAGCCGAGCATCGTACACGG TAGTCGTACCGATGTGGTGACGGTGACGCCCTGGCTGGCTCCTGTGGTCTGGGAGGGAACCTTTAACCCGGTTCTACTCGACAGCATCTACAATAAAAAGAACGTCAGCATCACAGCCACCGTGTTCGCTGTTGGAAA GTACATCATGTTCCTGAAAAACTTCCTGGAGACAGCAGAGCAGCACTTCTTCATTGGTTTCAAGGTGCACATTTGTGTGTTCACCGACCGGCCAGATGAGGTGCCCCAAGTCAGAATGGCCACCGGCAGACAG ctgacgGTGCGTTCGGTGCCGAGCTCCAAGCGTTGGCAGGAGATCTCCGCTCGAAGGATGGAGCTCATCCAGTCACTGATCGAGGAGCAGCTTCCCAACGACAGCGGCTACATCTTCTGTCTGGACGTCGACTCTAAGTTCCACGGCCGATGGGGGACGGAGTCACTGGGCGGACTGGTTGCCGTGATACATCCAG GTTACTATAGAGACGACCGCAGCAAGTTCCCCTACGAGCGGAGTCCCGAGTCCAGAGCCTACGTGGCTCCTGGTGAAGGAGACTTCTACTACTGTGGGGGGGCGTTTGGAGGTCTTCTGCAGGAAGTACATCAGCTCGCCAAAACCTGCAGATCCAACTTTGAGTCTGATGCCAAAGAGGGCATCGAGGCTGCCTGGCAGGAGGAGAgtcacctgaacag GTACATGTGGATCAACAAGCCCAGTAAGGTGCTGTCACCTGAGTACCTTTGGCAGGACTTCAAACCCAAAAACCCAGAAGTTCACATCATCAGGTTCTCTGGAGTTATCAAGAACTACGCTGAGATCCGACCCAACGCCTGA